From a single Phacochoerus africanus isolate WHEZ1 chromosome 11, ROS_Pafr_v1, whole genome shotgun sequence genomic region:
- the NDUFA4 gene encoding cytochrome c oxidase subunit NDUFA4, whose translation MLRQIITQAKKHPSLIPLFVFIGAGGTGAALYVTRLALFNPDVSWDRKNNPEPWNKLGPNDQYKFFAVNVDYSKLKKEGPDF comes from the exons ATGCTCCGCCAGATCATCACGCAGGCCAAGAAGCATCCTAGC TTGATCCCCCTCTTTGTATTTATTGGTGCCGGAGGTACTGGAGCAGCACTGTATGTCACACGCCTGGCATTGTTCAATCCAGATGTCAG ttggGACAGGAAGAATAACCCAGAACCCTGGAATAAACTGGGTCCCAATGATCAATACAAG ttctTTGCGGTGAATGTAGATTACAGCAAACTGAAGAAAGAAGGTCCAGACTTCTAA